From Chryseobacterium camelliae:
TTGGTGAATCTGTTGCCGGAATGCTGGCCAGAAAAAGACCTACAAGACAGGAATTTGTTGCAGTGAACGATACCTTCGGAGAATCCGCCACACCGGCAGAGCTGATGAAGAAGTATAAAATTGATGCTGAAGCGGTAAAAGAAGCCGTGAAGAGAATTTTAGCCTAACAAAAAGTTTTTATATACAAGAAAGTCCTCAGAATTGAGGACTTTTTTATTGTTAATGATTATTTGCTATATCGAAGACGAACCGATTGTTGGCATGATTCATACCTCCGGACGGATTACCATCTGAAAAATTTCCATTTAGGGATAATGGCCAGCATTCCGAACCCAGTAAACAGAAAAAGGTTCGTAACATCCGTATATAGAAAGGTAGACAGATAATAATTATGCATAAAGAAATGGAGTACCAGGAGCGCGGGAAATGAAAAGATCCCGATTTTACGGTAAAAAAACATCAGAACCAGACTGATGACCATGAGCGCATCAATGGTAAAAATAATGTAAAAATAAGCTCCTGGAATATTCAGGTATTCATGCTGAAGATATTCATCAAGATCGATCCCAAATCCCATCACCGTAAACAGCAGCAGCGCAGCAAAAGCTAAAATAAATCCCCAGCCTTTCTTCGGGTCTTCGTCAAAGTAACTGTATTCTTCCATAGGTACAAAAATAAAGAACTTATGATCATGTTCATAAGTTCCTCATTAAAATTTATTTGTTTATCATTTGATTATACGGAGATCGCATCAATCAGTCTGTTTTTGTCGCTTAAGTATTCTTCCATTGAAATCATACTTTCCGTCCTCATCACATCCTGAATATCATCGATCTGATAAATGATTCTCTTGGCATCCTCTGTATTCTTGGCTCTCACCTTGCAGAAAATATTGTATTTTCCTGAGATTACGCTAGCCTCGATAACGTTAGGAATGGTGGAAAGTTCTTTTAAAACTTCCTGTGTACGGTTGGATTTAGTAAGGAGAATTCCTATAAAAGCGGTAAAATGATAGTCTAATTTACCGTAATCAATATTAAGAGATGATCCCAAAATAATGCCTGCATCTTCCATCTTTTTTACTCTTACGTGAATAGTACCTGCAGAAACATCCATCTGCTTGGCAATTTCAGTAAAGGGCATTCTTGTGTTTTCTACTAAGAAATCAAGAATTTTCTTGTCTATTTCGTCCAGTTGATAGTTCATATTAGTTAAATTACAATTTTCTTAAAAAATCAATGTATTTTTTGCAAATTTAGAATAAATAATTAAACTAAAAAAATTATATCAAACATTAACAATAATTAACACATATGATAAAAATCATTAAATATATATAACTATTTAGTACCTGATTTTACAGAATCTGTTTTTATCCCTGCTTTTGCATCTGGTGTTTTTTTATCTTTTTTCTTCTTTTTAAACAAAGAATTGAAGCTTTTACTCCATACAATACCGCCGCCATAGGCCTGATTAGCAGAACCGTTGGTCCCTGCACCGGCCACCATACCGATGTTGGATGGCTTGGAGTACCCTCTCAGGATTAAGCTACCGTCATTTTTCTTGGACAGGTCATATTCAATGGTTCCTTCACCGGAAAGGTAATTAACCTCCGTATTTCCGGTATTGGTTAACGGAATACCCAATCCCGTCTTCACATTGATCCTTGGGGACAATGCAAAGCTTACCCCTGCATTGGCGCGGTCTCCGGTATTGGAGTACTGATCTCCCTTTACATAATTCAGGTCAATCTGAAACTCATTACTCATGGTATTCAGCACAGATCCAAGCTGTTTTAAAAGGATATTGTATCCTGATGATTCGGCGACACCGGCAACGTCTACTTCTACTCCTCCGCTATTGGAAACGTTAAAACTATTTAACAATAATACGGATCCGAACTGCAAGACTTTTTCTCCTTCCTGGCTCATTTTGGCTGCAAGGGTCTCTTTTACCTGGCTGGAAACATCCATTGCGGAAACATTCAGATCAATTTTAGGCTCGGTAAGCGTTTGGGTAATATTAGCCTGCAACAATATACTGATCGGCTGCAGCCTTCCCAGGTTGAGGTATTCCCCTGCATTGGAAACCATTCTTACGTAATTAGCGGTAATATCGAGCGCCGGTTTCATTGCATCTCCGTCCCAGCGTATGCTGCTGCCTTTTTCAATCTGGAAGGTTTTATTCAGGATCGCACGCGAAACAAAAGTACCATTATCTACTCTGTAGGTACCATTCATTGCAATGCTGCCCTGCCTGCTCATTTGGAATCTAAGGTTATTGGCAGCACCTTTTACCGTGATATTTCCTACATCATCTCCTATCAGCACATTTACCGTTGTACCTTTATCAACATCAAGATTGAAGTCGATATTCATATTGCCGCCGGTTTTTTTCTTTTCTTCAAGTGTGACCAGCCCGTTCTTGCCTTCTTTTAAGAACCGCAACATTTTAAATTCTTCAACATTTGAGGTAGATCCGGAGTTAAAAGTAAAGGTACTTCCGTTCAGCGCTTTCATATTAGGAGTAGAGAGGCTGAGACCGGAAACCGGGCCGTCTACGTATAAATCCCCCTGTCCGTACACCCTTCCCCAGAAAAGGTCATAATCTTTCTGAGTAGTGTTCAGCACCATCAGATTGTCAGCTCTCATGACCAGGTTGACCCCCATCGATGAAAGCGTTTCAAACTGGATCGCCCCAGAAATTGTTCCTTTGGAATTGGTTCTTCCGTCACGGACTTCAATATTATTGAGGATAGCAAGTCCTTTCGATAAAGGAATTACGGTATCCTGGAATGAATAATCCACCCCAGTGAACAGCAGCTTAAGACCAAAGCCTTTCAGGGCAATATCCCCGCTGTAATCCAAATTGCTGAGCGTTCCTGCAATTTTGAGGTCACCGGTAGCTTTCCCGCGCAGGTTGCCGAAAATGGTCTGAACGAACTGTTGGGCAAAAGCCACGTCGAAGTCACGCATTTCAGCCGTAAAATCAAGGGTTGGTGAAGGTGTATTGTTGTTAACGGTACCTGTTACATGCAGGTTATTATTTCCGATTACACCTGCAGAAGCCACTTTGATATCAACATCATATACATTCAGGGAGAATCCGTTGGTCGCAGTAATCGTTATATCGCCCATATCATTGCCGTTCATCATGATATCGTCAATAGTGACATCTACCAGGGGCTGTATGGTACTTTTATCCATTTTGATCTTAACCGTTCCGTTGGCAAGTCCTTTAATATCCATTGTATTACCTCCGGACTGCATTTCCAGGAGTTTTTCAATAGCAAAGTCGTCGATGTCTGCATCAACATAAAAATCTTTGGCGGATTTAAACTGCGCTTCCCTGATGAACAATGCACTTTTATCGGAATAAATCCTTAGGTTCCGGATATCAAAATCACCGTCTTTTTTCCTGTAGGTTATGGAATGGTTCAGTTCCGGACTCGTATCAATAGCCCAGACGACAGCATTGAATTTGACTTCAGTAGGTTCAAACCTGAATACAAAATCTCCGGCTTCATTCGCTGACTGGTTAACATTTACCGCATACTCCTTCAGGTTATCATCCTGTTCGTCTTCGGGGCTTCCATGTTTAAATTTCGCAGCCAGATGCAGCACGGTATTATTGTCATTCCTTCCACTGAGCGTAAGGTCTTTGATAACATTTTTGTTATACAGTACCCTGCTGACCTTGGCATAAATCTGTTCGTCAAGGTTTGCGGTATTGATCCTTACCATAACACTGTCTATCATCGCACTATCCCTGGTCACTTCCCTGCTGTTGATCTTGTAATCGGGATTTGCCGCTGCCAGTGCTTTGTCAGCTTCCGTAATCTCTTCTTTTTTAGTCATGATATACTGCAAGGCTGCAGCGTCCAGATTCAGGATCAGGTTATTGGAATTACCGTCATACTGGCCTTCCACTTTGGCTCCCTGAGGCAGCTTAAGATCCGGAAGGAAATAGCTGACCAATCCCTGCTGGACATTAAAATCCATGGCAAAACTCTGGCCCCGGTATAATTTTCTCGGCGGCGGACCGACCAGGATTTTCCCCAATCCGTTTTCCACCATTCCGGCAAGATCTGCCAGGTTGTATCTTCCTGAAATTTTACCGTTCACCGCTCCCGGCGCATCTACATCAATCACCCTGCTTCCGCCTTCCAAAAAGGTTTTGATTTTTGCATTCGGAATGCTGTACTTTTGGGCGGCTGTTGCAAAATTGATATTATTGGCTTCCACATCCAGGGTAAGGTCATTCAGCGAAGACATTGCCATTTTACCATTCACCTGTCCGCTTACGACCTGATTTCCAGCTTTGCCAGTAAAATAATTCATATTCAAATAATCAACATCGGCATTAACATCCATATTGATCCTCTTTGTGCTGAAATCAATCAGGCCTTTTACGGTAGCTTTAGCCTGTTCATCATTAACGGTAATAAGACCATTGTATTTTTTATGGTCCAGCAGACCATCAAGATAAAGGTTATTGATCACCTTATCCATAATTTCTATACTTGAAATCTGGGATTTTGTAGTCAGTCGCATGGTATTGACATCGAAACTCTGTCCATTGAGATCAAATTTTCCTGAAATAAGCCCTACGGCTTTGCTTTTGGTAATCACTGAAGTATTAAGATCTTTTACTTCAGCATAGCCAGAATATTTAGGCACCGGCGTACTGTAACCGGTCAGAGAAAACCGGCTGATTTTGGCCTGCCCGATTCCGGTAATAAGATTTCCGTTGGGAATATATACCTGCTCGGGTGTTACCCTCGCCGCTCCATTGTATTTAAGCCTTCCGAAATCATCCGCAAAATTTTTCATTTTTGTAGAGATAAAGGTAGGCAACATGGCTTTAAGATCTTTATAGGTAAGATCAGTGGAAAGATTATTGGTTTCGATCAGGAAATTTCCTTTGAGAATATTATTGACCTTCATGGTACGTGTCGCAATATTCACGTTTGAATTGGAAATAACAAAATTATCCAGATGGAACCTGTTCAGCGGACCGGTCATTGATCCTGCAAGATTTACGGGCTTTGCATTATCCCAGTTGGTTACAAAATAACTGATATCGTACCCACTGATCTGGCTTCCCTGCTTGATATTCATATCCCATCGCACCTTATCTGCAAAATCTGCCCATGAACCGTCATGGAGATTGAATTTTATACTGCCCTGCAAAAGCGAATGATCGGTATTCAGGGTCAGGTCTTTCAGCAGGAGATAGTCTTTTGTCATGGAAAATTCCGTGGAAAAAGTATCAACGAGATGGGATTTCCCCCATCGTGTAGTGACAAAAGAAAAGTTATTGATCAGCGCAGACACATCGCCTCCATTTACTTTAACGTTGGGTGCTTTAAGATTAACATGCTGAGCGGTAAGCCATCTGCCTTTTTCACCCGGTGAATTAAGATTGACGATAGAAACTTTGGAATCAATCATCTGAACCCTAGAATTCAATTGGAAAGGTGGCTTATTAGGATCTCTTTTTTTATCGCCGCTGTCGAACAGTTTCGTGAACCGGATGAAATTGGAAATGCTGTCTCCTTTATAGGTAATCACTTTTACATCTGCATTCACAAGAGTAAGTGAATTGAAGCTCAGTGAATTGTTCTTTCCGATATTGGTCGCCAGTGAAAACCAGTCGGAGTTGGCCCGGAATTCCCTTGCCTTAATGAAGTCATATCCTTTGTAGTCCTTGATCTTTAGTCCTTTGATGGTAACATCACCGAAATAATCCACTTCTACGCTTTCCGTGGACATTTCTGCCTTAAAATCCCTGTTAACGATCTGTAATGCCTGGTTTGCTGCCCAGCGTTTCGTGACCGGAAGGTTGATCCCAATAAGTACGGTAGCCACAATACCGAGAATAAGCCAGAACAGAATGAGGAGAAGTTTTGCCCACCAGGAATAGCTGGTGACATCCTTTGCCGCCTGCTTCCCGAACTCCTGGGCAGTTTCCACAGGGTGATGAATGGCGTCTGAAGCCAACTCAGAAGCTTCTTTTACTGTCTCTTTTACTTTATCCTCTACATTTTCGACAGTCTTTTGCACCTGGTCGCCCAGGTTTTCAGCTACTGATTTTTTATTCTCATTCTCGTTATTATTCTCTAAATTTGCCATTATTATGAGCGACTCTATAATTTTAGGTATTGAATCGTCTTGTGACGACACATCAGCAGCCATCATCAGGGGAAATTCAATTTTGTCCAATATCGCTGCAAATCAGGAAATCCATAAAGAATATGGAGGTGTTGTTCCGGAACTGGCATCACGCGCGCATCAGCAAAATATCATCCCCGTTGTTGAAAAATCTCTGACCAAAGCAAATATACAACAAAATGCAATTTCTGCGATAGGATTTACACGCGGACCGGGACTTTTAGGTTCACTCCTTGTAGGAACCTCTTTTGCTAAGTCTCTGGCAATGAGCCTGGATGTTCCGCTTATTGAGGTTAACCATCTTCAGGCACATATTTTAGCGCATTTCATTGAAGATGCAAATCCCATGCCGCCCAAATTTCCGTTTTTATGCCTTACAGTAAGCGGCGGGCACACTATGATTGTCCTGGTAAAAGACTATTTCGACATGGAGATCATCGGTAAAACCACAGATGATGCCGCAGGGGAAGCCTTTGATAAAATCGGTAAAATTTTTGATCTTGATTATCCCGCTGGGCCTATCATTGACCGGCTGGCCAAAGAGGGCAACCCGGATGCCTTTACATTCAATAAACCGAAGCTGGACCAGTATGACTATTCTTTCAGCGGTATCAAAACTTCCGTATTATACTTCATACAGAAAGAAGTAAGGAAAAATCCTGATTTCATCAAAGAAAATCTCAATGATCTCTGTGCCTCCGTACAGAAATCCATTATCGAGATCCTGATGAACAAACTTGAAAAAGCAGCCAAAGACCTTAACGTCAACGAAGTGGCTATTGCCGGCGGAGTATCGGCCAATTCCGCTTTACGAAAGGCAATGGAAAATAACCGGGAAAGGCTGGGCTGGAATATTTACATCCCAAAATTTGAGTATACCACGGATAATGCCGCCATGATTGCCATGGTTGCGCAACTAAAATTTGAACGCGGTGAATTCACAGATTTGAGGACAACGGCAACAGCGAAATACGATTTATGAAACTATTATTGGAAGAAAAAGTACTTGGAACTCATTCTAAGAAAAGCTCAAAATATTATTGGGTATTAGAAACCATTACAGGAAAAGTAGAATTAACAGAAAAATCCGAAGATGGAGATTATGCAATGGTAAGCTCAGAAACCGGATACATTCAAAATATAAAGGAAGAGATCCTGGAAAAAATCAATTCAGAAAATGTATTTAGTTTTACTTACGAACCGAAAGAAGGAGATTATTTATCCATCAAAAATAATTTAAGAAAAAACGAATACCTGAATTTAATTTTCATGAATAATAAGTGGATTGAAGAAATTTACGCATGTTCGTACAGAGACTGCGAAGGTGATATCTATACAACAATAAAAACCGGAGTTGCCTTTCTGAGCGAGAACGAGGTTACATTTTAAAACGAATACATTTTTCTATGAAACTTTTTTACGGAGAGATCAATGGAAATCAGGCATTGATCAACGAGGAAGAACAGCAGCATATCGTAAAGGTTCTCCGGATGAAGGACGGAGAAGAAATCCATATCACGGATGGAAAAGGAAACCTTGCTTCGGGAAGGCTGCTGATTGAAGGAAAGAAGGCCTCTTTGGAAGTAGATCAGCTTTCTACTGATCTTCCTGGGTTCAGTCCGCGGCTGCATATCGCTATTGCACCAACTAAAAATATAGACCGCATTGAATTCTTTGTTGAAAAATCCGTGGAAATGGGAATTTCCGAAATTACTTTACTACAAACGGAAAAAACCGAACGGAAAAATGTGAATATTGATAAGCTCAGGAAACAGGCTGTAGCCGCTTCCAAGCAGAGCCTGAGGTTTCACTTTCCTGTAATTAATGACCTGACTAAAATTCAGGATTTTCTAAAGCATACCCATCCTGAAACTACCTTTGTGGCGCATTGCCATGAAAACCTTGAGCGGCAGGAACTCAAAGCCATTCCTGTCATGGAAAGCATCACTTTCCTGATTGGTCCTGAAGGAGATTTTTCAGAAAAGGAGATTGCTTTTTTATCCCAGCATAACATCCGGGCAGTTTCTCTGGGGAACCAGAGGCTCAGGACGGAAACGGCAGGCGTTTTCATAGCAGCCTGGAACTATTTCAGAGGGATTTAGCTGGTTCCAGGATTCAGCATCTTAATTTTTCTGTTTCTTAGCAGAGGATAAAAAACATGGTAAGGAAATAAGGCGATCAGCACGAAATTTTTGGCATCCTTAAAATCTGCCAGGACGAAAAAATCGGTGTACCAGTGAAAGGTATACAGGAAAACCATGATCACAGTAAGGAATGTCCTGTTGAAAGCCCCTAGAAAGCTGATTGCCTGAAAAATAATTGCCATTACGGTCACTATTACCCAGAGGTTTTCATATGCGTAAAGGTGCAGCATCCATTCAGGAACGTTTACATCTGCCATCCAATAATTATCAAGGCTGTTGATTTTCGCGGCATTCCGTTCAATCCAGGTAATTTTTCCCGAATGAAGGGCTATATTTTTGGTAATTCCCAGGAATTTGAACATCCCTGCCAGGCTGTAGGTCGTCAGAAGCCCAAGGTAAAAGTACTGCACCCATTGATAATCATTCTCACTCTTCATCTTCGCAGGCAGTAAAAATATCGCCATAAAATAACCTAAAATAACCAGGTGGTTGTTGTGCCCTACGCTGAAGTTGAGCGATATTGGGAAATTGATCACCGCCATCAGCAGAAAAATACAGAGATTCAGCATCCAGCTCTGCCTGAATATGGTAATCACCAGAAGCACGGCGCAGAGTATTAAAATGGATGCATACAGGAAATGGCTCGGGTACTCTGAAAAAATCATCCTTTGGACCTCCAGGAATGGCTCATAAATTTCTTTAGGCCACCTGCTGATCCTGAGGTAATCCAGATATTGCCTGAACAGCCAGTATAACCCGAAAACACGCATGGCATAATAGGCGATTTTATAATTAAACACTGTAAGCTGTTTGTAATTCATAATGTACTGATGAATGTTTTTTGAATGGAAAAACTAGGCTGCCCTAAATCCCAGGGCCTGTAACTTTCTTTATATAAAATTAGATGGCGGTCTGCAGGCCTGTAACTTCTCATGAAGGTATTCAGTTTTCTGATGCTGGCTTCGCGGTCTTCATTTTTATCGATTTTCCTTCCATAGAATCCAATGATCAGCGCAACATTGTTTTCGTCATATATTGGGGTGGGCTGGCAGGGAATTCTTATTGTATCCTTGCCTTTTACCGTATAAACCCTGTACTGCTCTTCAAAATTTTCACTTCCGCTGGGATTCGTAAA
This genomic window contains:
- a CDS encoding Lrp/AsnC family transcriptional regulator → MNYQLDEIDKKILDFLVENTRMPFTEIAKQMDVSAGTIHVRVKKMEDAGIILGSSLNIDYGKLDYHFTAFIGILLTKSNRTQEVLKELSTIPNVIEASVISGKYNIFCKVRAKNTEDAKRIIYQIDDIQDVMRTESMISMEEYLSDKNRLIDAISV
- a CDS encoding translocation/assembly module TamB domain-containing protein, which encodes MANLENNNENENKKSVAENLGDQVQKTVENVEDKVKETVKEASELASDAIHHPVETAQEFGKQAAKDVTSYSWWAKLLLILFWLILGIVATVLIGINLPVTKRWAANQALQIVNRDFKAEMSTESVEVDYFGDVTIKGLKIKDYKGYDFIKAREFRANSDWFSLATNIGKNNSLSFNSLTLVNADVKVITYKGDSISNFIRFTKLFDSGDKKRDPNKPPFQLNSRVQMIDSKVSIVNLNSPGEKGRWLTAQHVNLKAPNVKVNGGDVSALINNFSFVTTRWGKSHLVDTFSTEFSMTKDYLLLKDLTLNTDHSLLQGSIKFNLHDGSWADFADKVRWDMNIKQGSQISGYDISYFVTNWDNAKPVNLAGSMTGPLNRFHLDNFVISNSNVNIATRTMKVNNILKGNFLIETNNLSTDLTYKDLKAMLPTFISTKMKNFADDFGRLKYNGAARVTPEQVYIPNGNLITGIGQAKISRFSLTGYSTPVPKYSGYAEVKDLNTSVITKSKAVGLISGKFDLNGQSFDVNTMRLTTKSQISSIEIMDKVINNLYLDGLLDHKKYNGLITVNDEQAKATVKGLIDFSTKRINMDVNADVDYLNMNYFTGKAGNQVVSGQVNGKMAMSSLNDLTLDVEANNINFATAAQKYSIPNAKIKTFLEGGSRVIDVDAPGAVNGKISGRYNLADLAGMVENGLGKILVGPPPRKLYRGQSFAMDFNVQQGLVSYFLPDLKLPQGAKVEGQYDGNSNNLILNLDAAALQYIMTKKEEITEADKALAAANPDYKINSREVTRDSAMIDSVMVRINTANLDEQIYAKVSRVLYNKNVIKDLTLSGRNDNNTVLHLAAKFKHGSPEDEQDDNLKEYAVNVNQSANEAGDFVFRFEPTEVKFNAVVWAIDTSPELNHSITYRKKDGDFDIRNLRIYSDKSALFIREAQFKSAKDFYVDADIDDFAIEKLLEMQSGGNTMDIKGLANGTVKIKMDKSTIQPLVDVTIDDIMMNGNDMGDITITATNGFSLNVYDVDIKVASAGVIGNNNLHVTGTVNNNTPSPTLDFTAEMRDFDVAFAQQFVQTIFGNLRGKATGDLKIAGTLSNLDYSGDIALKGFGLKLLFTGVDYSFQDTVIPLSKGLAILNNIEVRDGRTNSKGTISGAIQFETLSSMGVNLVMRADNLMVLNTTQKDYDLFWGRVYGQGDLYVDGPVSGLSLSTPNMKALNGSTFTFNSGSTSNVEEFKMLRFLKEGKNGLVTLEEKKKTGGNMNIDFNLDVDKGTTVNVLIGDDVGNITVKGAANNLRFQMSRQGSIAMNGTYRVDNGTFVSRAILNKTFQIEKGSSIRWDGDAMKPALDITANYVRMVSNAGEYLNLGRLQPISILLQANITQTLTEPKIDLNVSAMDVSSQVKETLAAKMSQEGEKVLQFGSVLLLNSFNVSNSGGVEVDVAGVAESSGYNILLKQLGSVLNTMSNEFQIDLNYVKGDQYSNTGDRANAGVSFALSPRINVKTGLGIPLTNTGNTEVNYLSGEGTIEYDLSKKNDGSLILRGYSKPSNIGMVAGAGTNGSANQAYGGGIVWSKSFNSLFKKKKKDKKTPDAKAGIKTDSVKSGTK
- the tsaD gene encoding tRNA (adenosine(37)-N6)-threonylcarbamoyltransferase complex transferase subunit TsaD, whose protein sequence is MSDSIILGIESSCDDTSAAIIRGNSILSNIAANQEIHKEYGGVVPELASRAHQQNIIPVVEKSLTKANIQQNAISAIGFTRGPGLLGSLLVGTSFAKSLAMSLDVPLIEVNHLQAHILAHFIEDANPMPPKFPFLCLTVSGGHTMIVLVKDYFDMEIIGKTTDDAAGEAFDKIGKIFDLDYPAGPIIDRLAKEGNPDAFTFNKPKLDQYDYSFSGIKTSVLYFIQKEVRKNPDFIKENLNDLCASVQKSIIEILMNKLEKAAKDLNVNEVAIAGGVSANSALRKAMENNRERLGWNIYIPKFEYTTDNAAMIAMVAQLKFERGEFTDLRTTATAKYDL
- a CDS encoding RsmE family RNA methyltransferase; translated protein: MKLFYGEINGNQALINEEEQQHIVKVLRMKDGEEIHITDGKGNLASGRLLIEGKKASLEVDQLSTDLPGFSPRLHIAIAPTKNIDRIEFFVEKSVEMGISEITLLQTEKTERKNVNIDKLRKQAVAASKQSLRFHFPVINDLTKIQDFLKHTHPETTFVAHCHENLERQELKAIPVMESITFLIGPEGDFSEKEIAFLSQHNIRAVSLGNQRLRTETAGVFIAAWNYFRGI